The following are encoded in a window of Naumovozyma castellii chromosome 8, complete genome genomic DNA:
- the RAD33 gene encoding Rad33p (ancestral locus Anc_5.539), with protein sequence MASGTTNVSQQQVDKFRNAQIPEQLEDEILDVYARYSLDQDMTLRDLDGYFTDLEMPEELTKLVRRDEVVIPGTDVIDFSKIVKITYWLLIFMDNAAIVDDFWQLLVTCSGRDKQFPNVEWKDHVLGPNELKRIADFADMDDSSGVLDQLMKCATQGNRRYITYLDFAIILGKLGYLRF encoded by the coding sequence ATGGCTTCTGGGACAACCAATGTGTCACAGCAACAAGTAGACAAGTTTCGTAATGCTCAAATTCCCGAACAGTTGGAGGATGAGATTCTAGATGTTTATGCTCGGTATTCTTTGGATCAAGACATGACGTTAAGGGATTTGGACGGTTATTTTACAGATTTAGAAATGCCAGAGGAATTGACCAAGTTGGTACGGAGGGATGAAGTGGTTATACCAGGAACCGATGTgattgatttttcaaaaattgttaAGATAACCTATTGGTTGTTAATATTTATGGATAATGCGGCCATTGTAGACGATTTTTGGCAATTATTGGTGACATGCTCAGGTAGAGATAAGCAATTTCCCAATGTTGAATGGAAAGACCATGTTTTGGGACCTAATGAGCTTAAGAGAATTGCTGATTTTGCAGATATGGATGATTCATCTGGCGTTCTCGACCAACTTATGAAATGTGCTACACAGGGAAATAGAAGGTATATCACATATTTGGACTTTGCAATCATCTTGGGTAAATTGGGATATCTGCGATTCTAA
- the UBX2 gene encoding Ubx2p (ancestral locus Anc_5.543) translates to MENLEKLQPTEGRKKKVSIGTINVMPVIKQGDQEFHISHDEEEKLNEFQSISGFPEDDLADIIRHLQSNSWNLELALGSYFDGNWKEQLNALQVPEPEPVVETLPPVPERVAFTPHTSNGPSSFMMIPSFPVVKKLPMGFKDKYRMLGINSDTATHLVTNPFLLILLFVPKLLFKLGTFIWTLLTMGFTNHLPGHDRNASVREVPQKPQMIEMERERLSGFFDDRINSLIEWNKSYNEVLETVQNEFKFGLVILIGDILGAANERFDEKSDSETVEKEEEPFLNGTIDLNSQKFIEKIIGDDSVIDLLEMYRDDLVIYCGSVVELEPWLVSKQFGIKYTPECFIVGNVINGDGNVNKLSLLSRIKVNSSKRFQTTLKAVFDRFRPDMVVSRTERNELELARKIRQSQEEAYQNSLRKDQIKEQEKTIIREEKRLQELEEKMKKIKETYGKLKWLNECLLILEGDKNDLLNSSSHSTEVKMATLQIRTAQGKRLIKKFDSQTTLHDIYINIGCHLFLNNHSLDIKEWSESIVDKIKELSEDGDVLCFADRDIVEEELISDTAEIKPIIQEELMKWETEMNSINEDKPFELEFDFELVSPYPRYIVPVNKNTTVKEVTQLWPNGNLLVEDIVVDEEMSDGEDEEEYLEDN, encoded by the coding sequence ATGgaaaatcttgaaaaacTGCAACCAACAGAGGGcagaaagaagaaagtgtCCATTGGAACCATTAACGTTATGCCCGTCATTAAACAGGGAGATCAAGAATTTCATATTTCTCACgatgaagaggagaaaCTGAACGAATTCCAATCAATTAGTGGATTCCCCGAAGATGATCTTGCCGACATTATAAGGCATCTCCAAAGTAATAGTTGGAATTTAGAATTAGCATTAGGCTCCTACTTCGATGGTAACTGGaaagaacaattaaatgCTCTTCAAGTACCAGAACCAGAACCTGTTGTAGAAACACTCCCACCGGTCCCGGAAAGAGTAGCGTTTACACCTCATACCTCCAATGGACCTTCATCATTTATGATGATCCCATCTTTCCCTGTAGTTAAAAAATTGCCAATGGGATTCAAAGACAAGTATCGTATGCTGGGTATCAATAGTGATACTGCCACCCACCTCGTGACGAATCCGTTCCtcttaatattattgtttgtcCCTAAATTACTTTTCAAGTTGGGGACCTTCATTTGGACTTTATTGACAATGGGGTTTACCAACCATCTGCCAGGTCATGACCGTAATGCTTCTGTACGTGAAGTGCCTCAGAAACCTCAAATGattgaaatggaaagaGAACGACTTAGTGGGTTTTTTGATGATAGAATAAATTCCTTGATTGAATGGAATAAATCATATAATGAAGTGTTGGAAACGGTGCAGAATGAATTTAAGTTTGGCTTAGTGATTCTAATAGGTGACATCCTAGGAGCAGCAAATGAGCGTTTTGATGAGAAAAGTGATTCCGAAACCGTAGAGAAAGAGGAGGAACCTTTTTTAAATGGAACCATTGATTTAAATTCACAAaagtttattgaaaagattatagGTGACGATTCTGTTATTGATTTGTTGGAAATGTACAGAGACGATTTAGTTATATATTGTGGATCTGTTGTAGAACTGGAACCTTGGCTTGTCTCAAAGCAATTTGGTATCAAGTATACACCTGAATGCTTCATTGTTGGGAATGTGATCAATGGTGATGGAAACGTTAATAAGctgtcattattatcaagaatTAAAGTGAATTCCAGCAAAAGATTTCAGACTACCCTAAAGGCTGTGTTTGATCGTTTCAGACCAGATATGGTCGTTAGTAGAACGGAGAGGAATGAATTGGAACTTGCGAGAAAGATTAGACAATCACAGGAGGAAGCCTATCAAAACTCAttaagaaaagatcaaataaaagaacaagaaaagacCATTATTCGTGAAGAAAAGAGGCTACAGGagttggaagaaaaaatgaaaaaaataaaagaaacaTACGGCAAACTAAAATGGTTGAATGAGTGTTTATTGATCCTTGAAGGTGATAAGAATGATCTTCTTAATTCATCCTCTCATTCTACGGAAGTAAAGATGGCAACTTTACAAATTAGAACTGCACAGGGGAAACGattaataaagaaatttgataGTCAAACAACGTTACATGACATCTATATAAATATTGGGTGTCATTTATTCTTAAACAATCATTCTTTGGATATTAAGGAATGGAGTGAAAGTATTGTTGACAAGATTAAGGAACTAAGTGAGGATGGAGATGTGTTGTGTTTTGCAGATAGAGATATTgtagaagaagaacttaTTTCCGATACGGCAGAGATCAAACCAATCATTCAAGAGGAGCTAATGAAATGGGAGACAGAAATGAATAGCATCAATGAGGACAAGCCCTTTGAGCTGGAATTCGACTTTGAATTAGTTTCGCCCTACCCAAGATACATTGTTCCAGTCAACAAGAATACGACAGTTAAGGAAGTGACGCAGTTATGGCCCAACGGTAATTTATTGGTAGAGGATATAGTTGTTGATGAAGAGATGAGTGATGGTGAAGATGAGGAGGAATATTTAGAGGATAATTAA
- the SPT5 gene encoding transcription elongation factor SPT5 (ancestral locus Anc_5.538) has product MSEESGSTPVTTQETTPAADTPSESPAVSNATPDTTTDVVATTSVKTEDDSNKRPREDEDSNGENKDTKEEDKDTNNDDDDEDDEDDDEDDDDEERPTKKHRQERNRFLDIEAEVSDDEDEDEDEEESELVREGFITHEDDEQGSAAGRSDKLHRQLDQDLNKTSEEDAQRLAKELRERYGRSSSKQYRAAAQSGYVPQRFLLPSVDTATIWGVRCRPGAEKALVRKLLKKKFNLDRAMGKKKLKILSIFQRDNYTGRIYIEAPKQSVIEKFCNGVPDIYINQKLLIPVQELPLLLKPNKSDDVSLAEGNYVRIKRGIYKGDLAMVDQISENNLEVMLKMIPRLDYGKFDEIDPVTNQRKPRRATYAHRPPPQLFNPTMALRLDQANLYKRDDHHFTYKNDDYIDGYLYKSFRIQYVETKNIQPTVEELARFGSKDGAVDLTSISQAIKKAQAAQVTFQPGDRVEILNGEQRGSKGIIVSTTTDIATVRLPNYQYKPLEFPILSLRKIFEPGDHVTVISGEHEGDAGLVLMVKQGQVTFMSNQTREEVTITANNLSKSIDSTPTSSEYALHDIVELSAKNVACIIQAGHDIFKVIDETGKVSTITKGSILNKVDTARARVTTVDGNGNEVKIGDSVVEKLGARREGQVLYIQTQQIFIVSKKIIENAGVFVVNPANVEAVSSKENILNSKLDLNKMNPDIVSTMGPPSSSQPMIKPQQSRMGREVALGKTVRIRSAGYKGQLGIVKDVNGEKATVELHSKNKHITVDKHKLAYYNREGGEGITYDELVNRRGRVPQARMGPSYVSAPRGMGNPTQVAGVPDGGRTPGWNSFDGGKTPAVNSHGGAGAGTASAWGCASTWAGQGTGATSTWGGQGGASTWGGQGATSTWGGASTWGNKSSWGGASTWANSGESNNNGAGSTWANTGDSNNNNGGTSTWGGNKEGGASTWGGNKEGGRSTWNDQGRN; this is encoded by the coding sequence ATGAGTGAAGAGTCTGGATCTACTCCTGTGACAACGCAGGAAACTACTCCCGCTGCGGATACTCCTTCTGAGTCTCCCGCTGTTAGTAATGCTACACCAGATACAACAACTGATGTTGTTGCCACTACGAGTGTTAAAACGGAAGATGATTCTAATAAGAGACCAagagaagatgaagatagTAACGGTGAGAACAAGGATACCAAGGAAGAGGATAAGGACACCAAcaatgacgatgatgatgaagacgacgaagatgatgacgaagatgatgacgatgaagaaagaCCAACAAAAAAGCATCGTCAGGAGAGAAACCGATTCTTGGATATTGAAGCTGAAGTcagtgatgatgaagatgaagatgaagatgaggaagaatcAGAATTGGTTCGTGAAGGTTTCATTACAcatgaagatgatgagcAGGGATCTGCTGCTGGCAGAAGTGACAAATTGCATAGACAATTAGACCAAGACTTGAATAAGACATCCGAAGAAGATGCACAAAGACTGGCTAAAGAATTAAGAGAACGTTACGGGAGAAGTAGCTCCAAACAATATCGAGCCGCTGCTCAGAGTGGGTACGTTCCTCAAAGATTCTTATTACCAAGTGTTGATACAGCTACCATTTGGGGTGTTCGTTGTAGGCCTGGTGCTGAGAAGGCATTGGTTCGTAAAttactgaagaagaaatttaatttgGATAGAGCCATGgggaaaaagaaattaaagattttatccatttttcaaagagatAATTATACAGGGAGAATTTACATAGAAGCTCCAAAGCAATCTGTTATTGAGAAATTCTGTAATGGTGTCCCTgatatttatattaatcaaaaattattaattccTGTGCAAGAATTACCTTTATTATTGAAGCCAAATAAGTCAGATGATGTCTCTCTTGCAGAAGGTAATTACGTTCGTATCAAGCGTGGTATTTACAAAGGTGATTTAGCAATGGTTGACCAAATTAGTGAAAATAATCTAGAAGTCatgttgaagatgattcCTCGTCTGGACTATggtaaatttgatgaaattgaccCAGTAACAAACCAACGTAAACCAAGAAGGGCCACATATGCGCATAGACCTCCACCTCAATTATTCAATCCAACGATGGCCCTAAGATTAGATCAAGCCAATTTATACAAAAGAGATGATCATCATTTTACCTATAAGAACGATGATTATATTGATGGTTACCTATATAAATCATTTAGAATCCAGTATGTGGAAACGAAAAACATTCAACCAACAGTGGAAGAATTGGCCAGATTTGGTTCTAAGGACGGAGCTGTGGATTTGACATCCATATCTCAAGCTATCAAAAAGGCACAGGCTGCTCAAGTGACGTTTCAGCCAGGTGATCGTGTAGAAATCTTAAATGGTGAGCAACGTGGCTCCAAAGGTATTATTGTTAGCACGACCACAGACATTGCCACTGTTAGGTTACCAAACTATCAATATAAACCATTGgaatttccaatattgTCCTTGAGAAAGATCTTTGAACCAGGTGACCATGTTACCGTTATTAGTGGTGAACATGAAGGTGACGCAGGTTTGGTTCTGATGGTTAAGCAAGGTCAAGTAACTTTTATGTCAAATCaaacaagagaagaagTTACCATTACGGCTAATAATTTATCGAAATCTATTGATTCTACGCCTACCTCGAGTGAATATGCATTGCATGATATTGTTGAATTGAGTGCCAAGAATGTTGCATGTATTATACAGGCAGGTCATGATATCTTCAAGGTGATTGATGAAACTGGTAAGGTTTCCACCATTACAAAGGGCTCCATATTGAATAAAGTTGATACTGCACGTGCACGTGTTACCACAGTAGATGGTAACGGTAATGAGGTGAAAATTGGTGATTCtgttgttgaaaaattaggtGCACGTAGGGAAGGTCAAGTGCTGTACATTCAAACacaacaaatattcattgtttcaaagaaaattatcGAAAATGCTGGTGTCTTTGTGGTGAACCCTGCCAATGTTGAAGCAGTTTCatcaaaggaaaatatattgaatagCAAACTAGATTTGAATAAGATGAACCCAGATATTGTATCAACTATGGGTCCACCATCTTCATCGCAACCCATGATTAAACCACAACAAAGTCGTATGGGACGTGAAGTTGCTCTGGGTAAGACTGTAAGAATTCGTTCTGCAGGTTATAAGGGTCAACTAGGTATTGTTAAAGATGTCAATGGTGAAAAAGCCACAGTTGAATTACATTCAAAGAATAAACATATCACGGTGGATAAACATAAATTGGCCTACTATAATCGTGAAGGTGGTGAAGGTATAACATACGATGAATTAGTTAATAGACGTGGTAGAGTACCACAGGCAAGGATGGGTCCAAGTTATGTTAGTGCACCAAGAGGTATGGGTAATCCAACTCAAGTTGCTGGTGTCCCTGATGGTGGTAGAACACCTGGCTGGAATTCGTTTGATGGTGGTAAGACACCTGCTGTTAATTCTCATGGTGGTGCTGGTGCTGGTACTGCATCTGCTTGGGGGTGTGCATCCACATGGGCTGGCCAAGGAACAGGTGCAACATCTACCTGGGGTGGTCAAGGTGGTGCTTCGACGTGGGGTGGCCAAGGTGCTACATCTACTTGGGGTGGTGCATCTACTTGGGGTAATAAATCAAGTTGGGGTGGAGCTTCAACATGGGCCAACAGTGGTGAATCTAATAACAACGGTGCAGGCTCGACATGGGCTAATACTGGagattctaataataacaatggtGGTACCTCGACGTGGGGAGGAAATAAAGAAGGAGGCGCCTCAACATGGGGGGGCAACAAAGAAGGTGGAAGATCCACCTGGAATGATCAAGGTAGGAATTGA
- the PPZ1 gene encoding salt homeostasis regulator (ancestral locus Anc_5.548): MGNSNSKTTKRKPSTSSASSTNKPNLVRNDTSHSIKSSKSAKSNKSKKSSSHVSSNAKTEMPSISTPNDNNISNNESLPASEPHQHSHSRSQSHSSVSGTPRIKTSKSAENVNARRDDDNDNDSSSSRNITKKTSSTYLFPHSHRRSSSHHSQNNILQRSQSNQDGSSYRKSSMDDYDQSSANNNPFLHPLSGSSKRRSSSRRLSNNNNTDLPPSMIQMAPKSPILKNSKYTTSSNSFQYYENALTDDDNDNHDDNTYDAPSDNTSTRQNVKTRQSSIRHSHSSRPSSIRSGSSSARVRRKSNNVGGDELSSADTSLAIQRSNSFASSLHSRKSSLGSGGTTAYSTPMNSPGMLRTNATYNGGHPDDYFNLNSDAYVNNVNLNGEYSGGHANSNMDNIPTAIPSTSAVHDLKGNGSKDRYPGGGGGAISDHNEPFDSQENMTENSPNLNDSTTALKKKKNYKPIDIDETIQKLLDAGYAAKRTKNVCLKNYEILQICHLAREMFLSQPSLLELSPPVKIVGDVHGQYGDLLRLFTKCGFPPSANYLFLGDYVDRGKQSLETILLLLCYKIKYPENFFLLRGNHECANVTRVYGFYDECKRRCNIKTWKTFIDTFNTLPLAAIVAGKIFCVHGGLSPVLNSMDEIRHVSRPTDVPDFGLINDLLWSDPTDSPNEWEDNERGVSYCYNKVAINKFLNKFGFDLVCRAHMVVEDGYEFFNDRSLVTVFSAPNYCGEFDNWGAVMSVSEGLLCSFELLDPLDSAALKQVMKKGRQERKLANQQQIQQLQD; this comes from the coding sequence atgggtaattcaaattccaagACTACCAAGAGAAAACCCTCCACCTCATCTGCATCTTCTACAAATAAACCAAACTTAGTTAGAAATGACACCTCTCACTCCATCAAATCCTCCAAATCTGCAAAGtctaataaatcaaaaaaatcatCGTCACATGTAAGCAGTAATGCCAAGACTGAAATGCCATCTATATCGACCCCTAATGACAATAATATATCGAATAACGAGTCACTTCCTGCATCTGAACCTCATCAGCATTCACATTCACGTTCACAATCGCATTCATCGGTGTCTGGAACACCGAGAATAAAAACTTCTAAGAGTGCTGAGAATGTTAATGCAAGGAGAGACGacgataatgataatgattcatCTTCTAGTCGCAATATCACTAAAAAAACAAGTAGCACATATTTGTTCCCTCACAGTCATCGTCGTTCATCGTCACATCATTcacaaaataatatattacaaCGATCGCAATCAAATCAAGATGGCAGTTCATACAGGAAATCTTCTATGGACGACTATGATCAATCATCAGCAAATAATAATCCATTTTTGCATCCGTTGTCTGGTTCAAGTAAGAGACGTTCATCTTCCAGAAGATtaagtaataataacaacactGATTTACCACCGTCCATGATCCAAATGGCACCGAAATCTccaatattgaaaaatagtAAATATACAACATCATCTAACTCTTTCCAATATTATGAAAATGCCTTGactgatgatgataacgATAATCATGATGATAATACTTATGATGCACCTTCAGACAACACGTCCACAAGGCAAAACGTAAAGACGCGTCAGAGTTCCATAAGACATAGTCATTCATCCCGACCTTCTAGTATTAGAAGTGGATCCTCATCAGCTAGAGTACGTAggaaatcaaataatgttGGTGGCGATGAACTATCAAGTGCTGACACATCATTGGCTATACAGCGTTCCAATTCATTCGCCTCATCATTGCATAGTAGAAAATCATCATTGGGTTCAGGAGGTACCACTGCGTACAGTACACCTATGAATTCACCAGGAATGCTAAGAACAAACGCTACATATAATGGTGGACATCCTGATGACTATTTCAATCTAAATAGTGATGCATATGTCAATAACGTTAATTTGAATGGCGAATACTCAGGCGGTCATGCTAATTCTAACATGGACAATATACCCACTGCTATACCTTCCACGTCAGCAGTTCATGACTTAAAAGGGAATGGATCTAAAGATAGGTATCCAGGCGGTGGAGGTGGTGCCATATCTGATCATAATGAACCATTTGATTCGCAAGAAAATATGACTGAAAATTCACCAAATTTGAACGATTCTACAACtgcattgaagaaaaagaaaaattataaacCTATAGACATCGATGAGACCATCCAAAAATTACTAGATGCAGGTTATGCAGCAAAGAGAACTAAAAACGtttgtttgaaaaattatgaaATTCTACAAATTTGCCATTTGGCAAGAGAAATGTTTTTATCACAACCTTCACTATTGGAGTTATCACCTCCTGTAAAAATTGTTGGTGACGTCCATGGTCAATATGGTGATCTATTAAGATTATTCACTAAATGTGGGTTCCCACCTTCAGctaattatttatttctcgGAGATTATGTGGATAGAGGGAAACAGTCACTGGAAACcatcttattattattgtgTTACAAGATTAAATATCctgaaaatttcttcttattgaGAGGTAATCATGAATGTGCCAACGTGACGAGAGTTTATGGATTTTATGATGAATGTAAACGTCGTTGTAATATAAAGACATGGAAAACTTTCATTGATACATTTAACACTTTACCACTAGCGGCTATTGTTGCAGGGAAAATTTTCTGTGTTCATGGTGGGTTATCACCTGTTTTGAATTCTATGGATGAAATTAGGCATGTTAGTAGACCTACAGACGTCCCAGATTTTGGtttaattaatgatttattatgGTCGGACCCAACGGATTCTCCCAATGAATGGGAAGATAATGAACGTGGTGTCAGTTATTGTTATAATAAGGTGgccattaataaatttttaaataaattcgGATTCGATTTGGTTTGTAGAGCTCATATGGTTGTTGAAGATGGttatgaatttttcaatgatagAAGTTTGGTAACAGTATTTTCTGCTCCTAATTATTGTGGTGAATTTGACAATTGGGGAGCCGTTATGAGTGTCAGTGAAGGTTTATTATgttcatttgaattattagatcCTCTAGATAGTGCCGCCTTAAAGCAAGTAATGAAGAAGGGTAGACAGGAAAGAAAGCTTGCtaatcaacaacaaattcagCAACTTCAAGATTAG
- the TRM9 gene encoding tRNA (carboxymethyluridine(34)-5-O)-methyltransferase (ancestral locus Anc_5.544) yields the protein MADLKEQEYVHDVYNEIAPHFSQTRYKPWPIVWSFLMEQTPGSIGIDVGCGNGKYLAVNPNVFLIGSDRSSGLIDCAAQINGQYNVLIADGMNLPHRDNTFDFAISIAVVHHWSTRERRIAAIKHILSKVRQGGHVMIYCWALEQGQSRRGYHEGMEQDVLIPWVLQTEGSKDKEAKKKKKHAVANPPDISKIPPHERSAYIAKWREEQESKRLEDQRRAKEEQEKQEEEQKKNTKYRFYHLYREGELEEDCIQAGGVVQRTGYEKDNWYVMMQKP from the coding sequence ATGGCTGACTTGAAAGAGCAGGAGTACGTGCACGATGTGTACAACGAAATAGCACCGCATTTTTCGCAAACTAGGTACAAACCATGGCCTATTGTCTGGTCTTTCCTTATGGAACAAACCCCAGGAAGTATAGGTATCGATGTCGGATGTGGTAATGGGAAATATTTGGCAGTGAATCCGAACGTGTTTCTTATTGGGTCTGATAGGTCATCGGGCCTGATCGATTGTGCGGCCCAAATCAATGGACAATATAATGTCTTGATTGCCGATGGGATGAACTTGCCTCATCGAGATAATACTTTTGATTTTGCCATCTCCATTGCTGTGGTACATCATTGGTCTACTAGGGAACGTAGGATAGCGGCAATTAAGCATATTCTTTCCAAAGTAAGACAAGGTGGGCATGTCATGATATATTGCTGGGCTTTGGAACAAGGTCAATCTAGAAGAGGCTATCATGAAGGTATGGAACAAGATGTCTTAATCCCATGGGTGTTGCAGACAGAGGGGAGTAAGGATAAAGAAgcgaagaagaagaagaagcatGCGGTTGCCAATCCACCAGATATTTCCAAGATACCGCCTCATGAACGTTCAGCGTACATTGCTAAATGGAGAGAGGAACAAGAGAGCAAGAGACTGGAGGACCAAAGGAGAGCTAAAGAAGAACAGGAGAAACAAGAGGAGGAgcagaagaaaaataccAAATACAGGTTCTACCATTTATATCGTGAGGgagaattggaagaagattgCATACAAGCCGGTGGGGTTGTTCAAAGAACAGGATATGAGAAGGATAATTGGTATGTAATGATGCAGAAGCCTTAA
- the PSP2 gene encoding Psp2p (ancestral locus Anc_5.550): MSLEEFLGDDTLGDSVWNEDEINLDAINNTTNIDVLKPAARNAVNSNNHPNDNGGHYPSGRNSQFPPASHNGYQDPAMGNFNQGVQGPPYIIKFSSLPPRFSDYDIKDLFQAKYTKFIKFKLFWELNKNPSISTLKTGSIFDQNFKRDSKVAFVELYTSRDMDKILNNWVVPLKEIYQIVTEPAKFEDFKEYISRAALLTDPKDDAAKPFAVSPPKATPKSKSNPFGTAKPVDTQSKILDIEEKMKHLGVEDTTTLRRLSQEATGKPKITILKKSKQEQQEESNAIAEESNIPKPLSYSQVLQKSVDESKKPSTPSATSSTTFFQKALKDVTNRSGTDTSVSATSDGSKDSKYEGNHVSNETENKEQADSAENAETHSSQKHFTFKNAEREPSVDATTNAPSSGNNPEYNKPYHRGGSMRGGRGSNHNKRGGNYSRGGRGRGGGNYQSRNRGQYNDSENRDDDSSADKQYSIFKPAASFLQADDTFSSSNRNTNSSYNSNSHTNRGGSNRGRGSSRGGSRRGGRGNYHSTGSKFVND; this comes from the coding sequence ATGTCTCTGGAGGAATTTCTCGGTGATGATACACTAGGAGATTCCGTCTGGaacgaagatgaaattaacTTAGACGcaattaataatactaCAAATATTGACGTTTTGAAACCAGCAGCAAGGAATGCGGTTAATAGTAATAACCATCCTAATGACAATGGAGGACACTACCCAAGTGGTAGGAACTCGCAGTTCCCTCCAGCTTCTCATAATGGATATCAGGACCCTGCCATGGGTAATTTTAATCAAGGAGTTCAAGGTCCTCCTTATATAATTAAGTTTTCCAGTTTACCTCCAAGATTTTCAGATTATGACATTAAGGATTTATTCCAAGCTAAATAtaccaaatttattaaattcaaattattttggGAATTGAATAAGAACCCTTCCATTTCTACTTTGAAGACAGGTTCCATATTTGATCAGAATTTTAAAAGAGATTCTAAAGTGGCATTTGTTGAACTATACACATCTCGTGATATGGATAAGATTTTAAACAATTGGGTGGTGCCTTTAAAAGAAATCTACCAAATTGTTACAGAACCAgcaaaatttgaagattttaaagaatatatcTCTAGAGCTGCACTATTAACTGACCCCAAAGATGATGCTGCTAAACCTTTCGCTGTATCTCCACCAAAGGCAACTCCAAAGTCTAAATCAAATCCATTTGGTACCGCAAAGCCAGTGGATACACAATCCAAGATTCTCgacattgaagaaaaaatgaaacattTAGGTGTAGAAGATACAACAACGTTAAGAAGGTTATCACAGGAAGCTACTGGGAAACCTAAGATAacaatcttgaaaaaatcaaaacaagaacaacagGAAGAATCAAATGCTATTGCTGAAGAATCAAATATACCTAAACCTTTGAGCTATTCTCAAGTTTTACAAAAATCAGTAGACGAATCAAAGAAGCCATCAACCCCAAGTGCTACATCATCTACAACTTTTTTCCAAAAGGCATTGAAAGATGTTACAAATAGATCGGGCACTGACACAAGCGTTTCAGCAACTAGTGACGGCTCAAAGGATTCAAAGTATGAGGGCAACCATGTCTCAAATGAGACTGAGAACAAAGAACAAGCGGACTCGGCTGAAAATGCGGAAACGCATTCTTCTCAAAAGCACTTTACATTTAAGAATGCTGAACGAGAACCATCTGTCGATGCCACGACAAACGCTCCATCATCCGGAAATAACCcagaatataataaaccATACCATAGAGGCGGATCCATGAGAGGTGGGAGAGGTAGCAACCACAATAAACGTGGAGGTAATTACTCTCGTGGAGGACGTGGAAGGGGTGGTGGAAACTATCAATCTCGTAATAGAGGTCAATACAATGACAGTGAGAATAGGGATGATGACTCATCTGCTGATAAGCAATATTCTATTTTCAAACCTGCAGCTAGTTTCTTACAGGCAGATGATACTTTTAGTAGCAGTAATAGAAATACCAATAGTAGTTATAATTCTAATAGCCATACGAATAGAGGTGGTTCTAATCGTGGTAGAGGTAGCTCTCGTGGCGGTTCCCGTCGCGGTGGTAGAGGGAATTATCATTCTACTGGAAGCAAATTTGTCAACGATTAG
- the ERV25 gene encoding Erv25p (ancestral locus Anc_5.540): MRMFNGNLILLLFIGFLSIAKGLRFEIEAKQEANPEPFCIRDFVNEGQLVVINIDSDGRIGDGQKLNMFVRDSTGNEYRRKNDFAGALRVAFTAPSSTAFDVCFVNSGATGMVRSVELDIESGSEARDWNQISANEKLKPIEIELRRVEELSDEIVDELAYLKNREERLRDTNESTNRRVRNFSILIILVLAALGAWQLNYLQNYFRSKNII, encoded by the coding sequence ATGAGAATGTTTAACGGGAACTTGATTTTGTTGCTTTTTATAGGATTCTTGAGCATTGCAAAAGGTCTAcgttttgaaattgaagcGAAGCAAGAAGCCAACCCAGAACCATTCTGTATTCGTGACTTCGTCAATGAAGGTCAATTAGTGGTTATTAACATCGATTCAGATGGACGTATTGGTGATGGTCAGAAATTGAACATGTTTGTCCGTGATTCCACCGGAAATGAATATCGTCGAAAGAATGATTTTGCTGGTGCCTTACGTGTTGCATTTACAGCACCTTCCAGTACCGCATTCGATGTTTGTTTCGTTAACTCTGGTGCCACCGGGATGGTTAGATCAGTGGAATTAGATATTGAAAGTGGTTCTGAAGCTCGTGATTGGAATCAAATTAGTgctaatgaaaaattgaaacctatagaaattgaattgagAAGAGTGGAAGAATTATCCGATGAAATTGTCGATGAATTAGcttatttgaagaacagAGAGGAAAGATTAAGAGATACCAACGAATCCACCAACAGAAGAGTGAGAAACTTTTCTATCTTGATCATCTTAGTCTTAGCAGCTCTAGGTGCATGgcaattaaattatttgcaAAACTATTTCAGATctaagaatattatttaa